In Perca flavescens isolate YP-PL-M2 chromosome 7, PFLA_1.0, whole genome shotgun sequence, the following proteins share a genomic window:
- the si:ch73-233m11.2 gene encoding NACHT, LRR and PYD domains-containing protein 12 isoform X1 — MDKDTVLTHTLKRDGMPTLLGGELPVSVIINNKYISPLTSEAQATDRNVEDDLPSLDRAIHTALSDEIRAVTLVGPEGSGKTTVLEKLVVGWAKGEHLQNFSYVFHFRFRELNSLTGMFSLETLMLHHHGRVPSESMPQLLQKPEDVLFVFDDLDQCKHSLDPSAHALCSDPSQAATVSCLVASLLHGSLLKGAAFAVATRPTGCLKFLSGTRVEVLGFLKPQREAYFKGFFTDPAAANKAHMHMERTLGFYDICTSPRFCWTVCSVYKSLMDAGAKLPETLTQLYVDILVHLVQTLSLNEACNRELVFALGKMASHCSLDRHSSCTKEEMDSFGFQRFLTSVGVFLQVDGDQLDGRVFSFHSQLMQEFLLAVSFYLDSSTSVAKMLEKHKSSAKFVDIFLSGLSEQLQRRPLETLLGELNSNQIMDFKCWFKSSSEAILKGCYKDEHHRCFHLLHQAQNESLVKEIITPSARLGIRYGDLSLEDCAALNYVVTCLGEMEQLNLYRTRNLTEEQAGMLAPTMSISHKIILSGSSLSPGAVSHLASALSRGFSKELDVSETYLGDEKFKVLCSGLRDCKLHTLKLVVCNLTEAICGDLVSVLTSATSQLCVLDMRANQIGDQGFIKLSKVLHSPLCKLQELQLQRCELTGASMEALSTALCSGQSELRKVNLTQNVIGDRGVEALCKSLQHPLCKLQSLNIFDNELTGACCPYLMEALMSEHCSLSELDLSVNDLGQEGALLLCQALSRPGCQIEKLGLKRCELTQSVFKELSSVLRSGTSQLKSLIVGINAVGDQGVKHLWDAVAHPSCLLEDLDVEMTGLTDACIMDLCAAVRASKTLKSLEMRNNTLTNASVPALIQVMQDSHNMQEINLKYNDFCEEVFNMLNECDKIRY, encoded by the exons ATGGACAAAGACACTGTGCTAACTCACACCCTGAAGAGAGACGGCATGCCAACACTTCTTGGTGGAGAGCTGCCTGTCAGTGTGATTATCAACAATAAGTACATATCCCCGCTGACTTCTGAAGCTCAGGCAACCGACAGAAATGTAGAAGACGACTTGCCCTCCCTCGATCGTGCAATTCACACCGCTCTGTCTGATGAAATCAGAGCTGTGACACTGGTCGGTCCTGAAGGATCAGGTAAAACCACTGTTTTGGAGAAGCTAGTTGTGGGCTGGGCAAAAGGAGAACACCTTCAAAACTTTTCTTATGTTTTCCATTTCCGGTTCAGGGAGTTAAATTCTTTAACTGGGATGTTTTCTTTGGAGACATTAATGTTACACCATCATGGCCGTGTCCCTTCTGAGTCCATGCCCCAACTTCTGCAGAAGCCTGAAgatgtgttgtttgtgtttgatgATCTGGATCAGTGCAAACACAGCCTGGACCCCTCCGCCCACGCCCTCTGCTCTGACCCGAGCCAGGCAGCGACGGTGTCCTGTTTAGTGGCCAGCTTGCTTCATGGATCGCTGCTGAAAGGAGCTGCCTTTGCGGTGGCAACCAGGCCGACAGGATGTCTGAAGTTTCTGAGTGGCACCCGGGTGGAGGTGTTGGGGTTTCTGAAGCCACAAAGAGAAGCCTACTTTAAGGGATTCTTTACTGACCCGGCTGCTGCCAACaaagcacacatgcacatggaAAGGACTTTAGGCTTTTATGATATTTGCACCTCCCCAAGATTTTGTTGGACAGTTTGTTCTGTTTACAAGTCTCTGATGGATGCCGGAGCTAAACTTCCTGAAACGTTAACTCAGCTGTATGTGGACATCCTGGTCCACCTGGTTCAGACGCTCTCGCTGAACGAGGCCTGCAACAGAGAATTGGTGTTCGCCCTCGGCAAGATGGCGTCTCATTGCTCCCTTGATCGGCATTCGAGCTGCACCAAAGAGGAAATGGATTCCTTTGGTTTTCAACGTTTTCTTACCTCAGTTGGTGTTTTCTTGCAAGTAGATGGTGACCAGTTAGACGGCCGTGTCTTCTCCTTCCACTCCCAACTGATGCAGGAGTTCCTCTTGGCCGTGTCTTTCTATTTGGACAGCTCAACGTCTGTGGCGAAGATGTTGGAAAAGCACAAAAGCAGTGCAAAGTTTGTAGATATCTTCTTGTCAGGGCTCTCAGAGCAACTTCAGCGCAGACCGCTGGAGACCCTGCTGGGGGAGCTGAATTCTAATCAGATCATGGATTTCAAATGCTGGTTTAAAAGCAGCTCAGAGGCTATACTTAAGGGATGCTATAAAGACGAGCACCACCGCTGCTTCCATCTGCTTCATCAAGCTCAAAATGAGAGCTTGGTAAAAGAAATCATCACCCCCTCGGCAAGATTAGGCATCCGTTACGGAGACCTGAGCCTTGAGGACTGTGCAGCTCTGAATTATGTTGTCACTTGCCTTGGTGAGATGGAGCAGTTGAATCTGTATCGTACAAGAAATCTGACGGAGGAACAAGCAGGGATGCTGGCTCCAACTATGAGCATATCCCATAagataat CTTGTCGGGCAGTTCCTTGAGTCCTGGCGCTGTCTCTCATCTGGCTTCAGCTCTCAGCAGAGGATTCTCCAAGGAGCTGGATGTCTCTGAAACCTACCTCGGAGATGAGAAGTTCAAAGTTCTCTGCTCTGGACTCAGAGACTGCAAGCTGCACACATTAAA ACTTGTAGTATGCAACCTGACAGAGGCAATCTGTGGAGATCTGGTGTCTGTCCTGACCTCAGCCAcctctcagctgtgtgtgttagaCATGAGGGCTAATCAGATTGGGGACCAGGGATTCATAAAACTGTCGAAAGTGCTGCATAGTCCTCTCTGCAAACTACAGGAGCTCCA gctGCAACGCTGCGAGTTGACTGGGGCATCCATGGAGGCTTTATCAACAGCTTTGTGTTCTGGCCAATCGGAGCTGAGAAAAGTGAACCTGACACAAAATGTGATTGGTGACAGAGGAGTGGAGGCTTTGTGCAAGTCCCTGCAACACCCACTTTGCAAACTGCAGAGCCTCAA tatcTTTGATAACGAGTTGACTGGTGCATGCTGTCCTTATTTGATGGAGGCCTTGATGTCGGAGCACTGCTCTCTGTCAGAGCTGGACTTGTCAGTGAATGATTTGGGCCAGGAGGGGGCGCTGCTGCTCTGCCAAGCCCTCAGCAGACCTGGCTGTCAGATAGAAAAGCTTGG CTTGAAACGATGTGAGTTAACCCAGTCGGTCTTTAAGGAGCTGAGCTCAGTGCTGAGAAGTGGCACTTCTCAACTGAAGTCCCTGATTGTAGGTATAAATGCAGTAGGAGACCAAGGGGTTAAACATCTTTGGGATGCTGTTGCACATCCGAGCTGTCTGTTGGAGGACCTGGA CGTTGAGATGACCGGTTTGACGGACGCCTGCATTATGGACTTGTGTGCTGCTGTAAGAGCCAGTAAGACTTTGAAGAGCCTGGAAATGAGAAACAACACACTGACTAACGCCTCTGTCCCAGCCCTCATCCAGGTCATGCAGGACAGCCACAACATGCAAGAGATAAA
- the si:ch73-233m11.2 gene encoding NACHT, LRR and PYD domains-containing protein 12 isoform X2: MFSLETLMLHHHGRVPSESMPQLLQKPEDVLFVFDDLDQCKHSLDPSAHALCSDPSQAATVSCLVASLLHGSLLKGAAFAVATRPTGCLKFLSGTRVEVLGFLKPQREAYFKGFFTDPAAANKAHMHMERTLGFYDICTSPRFCWTVCSVYKSLMDAGAKLPETLTQLYVDILVHLVQTLSLNEACNRELVFALGKMASHCSLDRHSSCTKEEMDSFGFQRFLTSVGVFLQVDGDQLDGRVFSFHSQLMQEFLLAVSFYLDSSTSVAKMLEKHKSSAKFVDIFLSGLSEQLQRRPLETLLGELNSNQIMDFKCWFKSSSEAILKGCYKDEHHRCFHLLHQAQNESLVKEIITPSARLGIRYGDLSLEDCAALNYVVTCLGEMEQLNLYRTRNLTEEQAGMLAPTMSISHKIILSGSSLSPGAVSHLASALSRGFSKELDVSETYLGDEKFKVLCSGLRDCKLHTLKLVVCNLTEAICGDLVSVLTSATSQLCVLDMRANQIGDQGFIKLSKVLHSPLCKLQELQLQRCELTGASMEALSTALCSGQSELRKVNLTQNVIGDRGVEALCKSLQHPLCKLQSLNIFDNELTGACCPYLMEALMSEHCSLSELDLSVNDLGQEGALLLCQALSRPGCQIEKLGLKRCELTQSVFKELSSVLRSGTSQLKSLIVGINAVGDQGVKHLWDAVAHPSCLLEDLDVEMTGLTDACIMDLCAAVRASKTLKSLEMRNNTLTNASVPALIQVMQDSHNMQEINLKYNDFCEEVFNMLNECDKIRY, encoded by the exons ATGTTTTCTTTGGAGACATTAATGTTACACCATCATGGCCGTGTCCCTTCTGAGTCCATGCCCCAACTTCTGCAGAAGCCTGAAgatgtgttgtttgtgtttgatgATCTGGATCAGTGCAAACACAGCCTGGACCCCTCCGCCCACGCCCTCTGCTCTGACCCGAGCCAGGCAGCGACGGTGTCCTGTTTAGTGGCCAGCTTGCTTCATGGATCGCTGCTGAAAGGAGCTGCCTTTGCGGTGGCAACCAGGCCGACAGGATGTCTGAAGTTTCTGAGTGGCACCCGGGTGGAGGTGTTGGGGTTTCTGAAGCCACAAAGAGAAGCCTACTTTAAGGGATTCTTTACTGACCCGGCTGCTGCCAACaaagcacacatgcacatggaAAGGACTTTAGGCTTTTATGATATTTGCACCTCCCCAAGATTTTGTTGGACAGTTTGTTCTGTTTACAAGTCTCTGATGGATGCCGGAGCTAAACTTCCTGAAACGTTAACTCAGCTGTATGTGGACATCCTGGTCCACCTGGTTCAGACGCTCTCGCTGAACGAGGCCTGCAACAGAGAATTGGTGTTCGCCCTCGGCAAGATGGCGTCTCATTGCTCCCTTGATCGGCATTCGAGCTGCACCAAAGAGGAAATGGATTCCTTTGGTTTTCAACGTTTTCTTACCTCAGTTGGTGTTTTCTTGCAAGTAGATGGTGACCAGTTAGACGGCCGTGTCTTCTCCTTCCACTCCCAACTGATGCAGGAGTTCCTCTTGGCCGTGTCTTTCTATTTGGACAGCTCAACGTCTGTGGCGAAGATGTTGGAAAAGCACAAAAGCAGTGCAAAGTTTGTAGATATCTTCTTGTCAGGGCTCTCAGAGCAACTTCAGCGCAGACCGCTGGAGACCCTGCTGGGGGAGCTGAATTCTAATCAGATCATGGATTTCAAATGCTGGTTTAAAAGCAGCTCAGAGGCTATACTTAAGGGATGCTATAAAGACGAGCACCACCGCTGCTTCCATCTGCTTCATCAAGCTCAAAATGAGAGCTTGGTAAAAGAAATCATCACCCCCTCGGCAAGATTAGGCATCCGTTACGGAGACCTGAGCCTTGAGGACTGTGCAGCTCTGAATTATGTTGTCACTTGCCTTGGTGAGATGGAGCAGTTGAATCTGTATCGTACAAGAAATCTGACGGAGGAACAAGCAGGGATGCTGGCTCCAACTATGAGCATATCCCATAagataat CTTGTCGGGCAGTTCCTTGAGTCCTGGCGCTGTCTCTCATCTGGCTTCAGCTCTCAGCAGAGGATTCTCCAAGGAGCTGGATGTCTCTGAAACCTACCTCGGAGATGAGAAGTTCAAAGTTCTCTGCTCTGGACTCAGAGACTGCAAGCTGCACACATTAAA ACTTGTAGTATGCAACCTGACAGAGGCAATCTGTGGAGATCTGGTGTCTGTCCTGACCTCAGCCAcctctcagctgtgtgtgttagaCATGAGGGCTAATCAGATTGGGGACCAGGGATTCATAAAACTGTCGAAAGTGCTGCATAGTCCTCTCTGCAAACTACAGGAGCTCCA gctGCAACGCTGCGAGTTGACTGGGGCATCCATGGAGGCTTTATCAACAGCTTTGTGTTCTGGCCAATCGGAGCTGAGAAAAGTGAACCTGACACAAAATGTGATTGGTGACAGAGGAGTGGAGGCTTTGTGCAAGTCCCTGCAACACCCACTTTGCAAACTGCAGAGCCTCAA tatcTTTGATAACGAGTTGACTGGTGCATGCTGTCCTTATTTGATGGAGGCCTTGATGTCGGAGCACTGCTCTCTGTCAGAGCTGGACTTGTCAGTGAATGATTTGGGCCAGGAGGGGGCGCTGCTGCTCTGCCAAGCCCTCAGCAGACCTGGCTGTCAGATAGAAAAGCTTGG CTTGAAACGATGTGAGTTAACCCAGTCGGTCTTTAAGGAGCTGAGCTCAGTGCTGAGAAGTGGCACTTCTCAACTGAAGTCCCTGATTGTAGGTATAAATGCAGTAGGAGACCAAGGGGTTAAACATCTTTGGGATGCTGTTGCACATCCGAGCTGTCTGTTGGAGGACCTGGA CGTTGAGATGACCGGTTTGACGGACGCCTGCATTATGGACTTGTGTGCTGCTGTAAGAGCCAGTAAGACTTTGAAGAGCCTGGAAATGAGAAACAACACACTGACTAACGCCTCTGTCCCAGCCCTCATCCAGGTCATGCAGGACAGCCACAACATGCAAGAGATAAA
- the LOC114558735 gene encoding keratin, type II cytoskeletal 8, translating to MKIDIDPSLQVARNQEKEQIKTLNNRFVSFIDKVRHLEQQNKMLETKWKLLQGQTATSSNVEPMLKAYISNLQRQLEFLNNDKQKLDMENNVMYKNVDDYKTKYETEIIHRNDTENEFVIIKKDVDAAYMSKMKLEESVRLIRDEFNFLKALYDKELRELQESLKETSVVVQMDNSRGLNMDQIVSEVKAQYEDIVARSREEAESWHKNKFDQMTAEANQYGNELHSTKGEISELNRMISRLQNEIQAVKAQRTNLEGQVAEVEQRGEGVVQDAKARIRDLDMALQRAKHDMALQLREYQELMNVKLALDIEIFTYRKLLEGEEEK from the exons ATGAAGATAGACATCGACCCCAGCTTACAAGTTGCTCGCAACCAGGAGAAAGAGCAGATCAAGACCCTCAACAACCGTTTTGTCTCATTCATTGATAAG GTAAGACACCTGGAGCAGCAGAACAAAATGCTGGAAACCAAGTGGAAGCTGTTGCAGGGACAGACTGCCACCTCCTCTAATGTTGAACCCATGCTGAAGGCCTACATCTCCAACCTCCAAAGGCAGCTGGAGTTTCTCAACAATGACAAACAAAAACTTGACATGGAGAACAATGTAATGTACAAAAATGTGGACGACTACAAGACAAA GTATGAGACAGAGATCATCCACAGGAATGATACAGAGAATGAATTTGTCATAATCAAGAAG GACGTGGACGCAGCCTACATGTCCAAGATGAAACTAGAAGAAAGTGTGCGTCTTATCCGTGATGAATTCAACTTCCTCAAGGCTCTGTATGACAAG GAGCTGCGTGAGCTGCAGGAGAGCCTGAAGGAGACCTCCGTGGTGGTGCAGATGGACAACTCCCGTGGCCTAAATATGGATCAGATTGTGTCTGAGGTTAAGGCTCAGTATGAGGACATTGTTGCCCGCAGCCGTGAAGAAGCTGAAAGCTGGCACAAAAACAAG TTTGACCAGATGACTGCAGAAGCCAACCAATACGGCAATGAGCTGCATAGCACAAAGGGGGAAATATCTGAGCTCAACCGAATGATCAGCCGCCTGCAGAATGAGATCCAGGCTGTAAAGGCACAG CGTACCAACCTTGAGGGCCAGGTAGCCGAAGTGGAGCAGCGTGGGGAGGGGGTCGTGCAGGATGCCAAGGCTCGCATCAGGGACCTGGATATGGCTTTGCAGAGGGCCAAGCACGACATGGCTCTGCAGCTCAGAGAGTACCAGGAGCTCATGAATGTGAAGCTGGCCCTGGACATAGAGATCTTCACCTACAGGAAGTTgctggagggagaggaggaaaagTGA